The genomic region GATACAATGTTGTTTGTCATGACTGATATATCAACAAGTGACAGCAGTGCATAGAAGACATAGTACATAGTGGCTCCTACAGCCAGCAGAATTACTAACTGTATCACCCATTCCATATTCTTTTTGATAGCCAGTAGCAAAAAGCCAGTGAATACAAGAATTAATCCTATGTAATAAATGGCATTTGAAGTCGAGTCTGGGTCTTCAAAAGCCTGCATGTCATTTGCATTCATTGGCGCAGCCAGAAGCAGCGCCGTAATCTGTACTACCAGTATAATCCCCGCCATTACAAGCATTGGAACGTAATCTTTGATTACCGTCTTTTCAGAACTCAACTCAGCAACTCCAAATATATAAATCATTGAATATTATATAATTATGTATAGTAAATACTCTGTTCAGTATTTAAGTAATTCTCTTTAAAAAAGTAAAGTTAAATAATATAAATAGCAAAACAGCCCATATTAAGAATGAGGGAACAGAATGGAAACCAGAGATCTAATATTCTCAGTTGTAATGGTTGTGTCTTCGTTTGTACTTACTTACGAATGGCTTGGCAGATTTAAATACAGTCCTGCAAATGCTTTGATTATACTTTCTGCAATGGTAATGGTTGGTGCGCTGGCGGGCATGATCCTTTTAGTAGATATGCGTCTGCGTAAGATCGATAATATGCTTGAAGCAAAAGAGCGCTCTTTAAGGATCAATGTTCAGAGTGTTGAAAATAACCTTGACGCACGTATGAATGAAGTTCTTATCAAGATGGATGATGTAATGGATTCAATGGACAGGAGAAGGTACAGGTAATTTACTATCATTATGATGATACTATTTTAAGTTCCGAAAACCATATTAACTAGGTTGTAGTAGATTGATGAGAAATATTTTCTATCTATAAGAGGTGCGTATATGCGCATTAATTTAGAACCTATTGGTATTATCAAAAAAGCCGGGAAATGTTCTGAGATTCTTATCTACTCTGACTTTGAGCAGCTTGTGAAGAACATGATGTCAAAGTTAAGCAAGGATGAGACTGATCAGCACAGTCTTGTGGTGGTACACAAAAACAGAGATACAAACGATATCCACCAGGTACAGATTACTAAAACACATCTAATTGACAGGGTAGGAAATATCCTTAAAGTCGGAAAGATCGATGCAAATGATGATTCTGTTATCGATGTAAGACTTGAATGCAATGGATTTATAACAACTGAAGCCTGAAAGGTTTCAATTTCAAAATTATACGATTCTTCATGGGTGTTGATATAGGAGATCTCCTTCAGAGGAGAACGATCGAAGTATCTGACCTTTCATTAAATACAGTGGCTATAGACGCCTTTAACACACTTTATCAATTCTTAAGTATCATCCGGCAGAGGGATGGAACTCCCCTGAAAGATTCTCAGGGCAATGTTACATCGCACCTGTCTGGTATTCTTTACAGGATGACCAACATAGTTGAAGCTGGAGTGAAACCTGTTTTTGTTTTCGATGGAAAGCCACCTGAGTTCAAATCTTCAACTATTCAGAAGCGTACTGAAGTCCGTGAGAATGCTAAGGCAAAATGGGCTGAAGCAAAGGAAAAAGGACTCGCTGAAGAAGCATACAAATATGCCCAGGCATCTGCCAAAGTTGATGCGACAATTGTTGAGGACTCAAAGAAACTACTGGCTGCAATGGGTATTCCTTATGTTGATGCTCCTTCAGAAGGTGAAGCACAGGCAGCTTACATGGTTAAAAAAGGAGATGCAGACAGGATAGCGTCTCAGGATTATGATTCACTGCTTTTTGGTTCCCCTAAAGTTGTCAGGAACCTTACAGTTTCAGGTAAGCGAAAACTCCCAAAGAAGAACATCTACGTGGATGTTAAACCTGAACTCATTGACCTTCAGGAAAATCTGGATGAACTGGGAATTGACCAGTCACAACTTATTGATATTGCTCTTTGTGTAGGTACCGATTATAATGATGGTATCGAGGGAGTTGGTCCGAAGACTGCTCTTAAGCTTGTAAAAGAACACGGAAATATAGAGAGAATTCTTCAGGAAAAAGGTCTGGAAATCGAGAATCTTGATGGGATAAAAGAGTTTTTCAAATCCCCTCCGGTGACCAATGATTATTCCCTCAAATGGAACAAACCGAATTCTTCAGAGGTAATTAATTTTCTCTGCACAGAACACGATTTCTCAGAGGATAGGGTTACAAAGGCTCTGGAA from Methanolobus tindarius DSM 2278 harbors:
- the fen gene encoding flap endonuclease-1, giving the protein MGVDIGDLLQRRTIEVSDLSLNTVAIDAFNTLYQFLSIIRQRDGTPLKDSQGNVTSHLSGILYRMTNIVEAGVKPVFVFDGKPPEFKSSTIQKRTEVRENAKAKWAEAKEKGLAEEAYKYAQASAKVDATIVEDSKKLLAAMGIPYVDAPSEGEAQAAYMVKKGDADRIASQDYDSLLFGSPKVVRNLTVSGKRKLPKKNIYVDVKPELIDLQENLDELGIDQSQLIDIALCVGTDYNDGIEGVGPKTALKLVKEHGNIERILQEKGLEIENLDGIKEFFKSPPVTNDYSLKWNKPNSSEVINFLCTEHDFSEDRVTKALERLEASSGSGQSTLDKWF